AGTCGGCGACCTGGGCCTGACCCCCGTCCAGTATTCGTCGCTGCAGACGGTCTGCAACCAGCCCGGCATCGACCAGAAGACGCTGGCGAACAGCGTCGGCTACGACACCTCGACCATCGCCGGCGTCATCGACCGGCTGGAGGCGCGCGGGCTGGTGGTGCGCAACGTCTCGCCCAGCGACCGCCGGGCGCGGCTGATCACGCCCACGGACAAGGGCATCGAGGTGCTGGCGGGCGTCGTTCCGCGCATGCTCCGGTCGCAGGAGCGCCTGCTGGAGCCGCTGGCCAAGGCCGAACGCAAGGAGTTCATCCGGCTGATGAAGGTGCTGGTCGATGCCAATGCGGAGTTGAGCAACATCCCCAGCCGGGAGTGAAACCCGCCGGTGCCCCGCCGCTTTCGCCGTGCCCGCAGGCAGGCGAGTGTCGGCGAGCGGCTACAGGCGCCTGCCGCACGCCCCTACCCCGCCCGGCGGCGAGCGGCGGCACAGTCGCCGCATGTTCCTGTTCTTCTCCAACAAGCTGGGCTGGATCGGCTCCATCGGGGTCTCGCTCGTCGGCACCATCCTGTTGTTCCTGCTGCTGGCGTGGATCTTCTGAAGGCAGGGGTCGGCGATGGCGTCCGAGCGCGAACGCATGCTGGCCGGCGAGCTGTACGACGCCGGTGATCCTGAACTGGTGGCCGCGCGCCACCGCGCCCGCGAGCTCTGCATCGAGCTGAATGCCAGCCTGCAGGTCGGCGCGCCCGGCCGGCGCGAGCTGCTGCAGCGCCTGTTCGCGCGCGGCGGCGACAGCGCGCTGGTGCAGCCGCCGTTCTTCTGCGACTACGGCTTCAACATCGAGCTCGGCGAGCGCGTGTACTTCAACTTCAACTGCGTGGTGCTGGACATCTGCCGGGTGCGCATCGGCGCTCGCACGCTGTTCGGCCCGGCGGTGCAGGTCTGCGCGGCGCTGCACCCGATGGACGCCATCGAGCGCCGCACCCTCGAGTACGGCCGGCCGATCGAGATCGGCTCGGACGTCTGGGTCGGCGCCGGCGCCCTGATCCTGCCCGGCGTGCGCATCGGCGACGGCGCCGTCATCGGCGCCGGCAGCGTGGTGACGCGGGACATTCCGGACGGGCAGCTTGCAGCCGGCAACCCGTGCCGCGTGCTGCGGCCTGCCACATAGCCGGGCCGGACGCGAGCGCCCCGCGCAAAGACCTCAGGCATTCCAAAGCCCATCGGCGCAGGCGCCTGACGCGCGTCAAAACCGGTTCGTATACTGGTCGGCTTTTGCCCCGCCCGCCGGCACACCATGCCCTTGTCGCGCCCCCTCCTGCTTGCCCCCGTCCTCGCCGCCCTCCTGCTAGCCGCCTGCGGCCAGTCCAAGAACAACGCTGCCGCCGCGCCCCCCGGCGGCATGCCGCCGCCCGAAGTCGGCGTGGTGACGGTGCAGCCGCGCGACATCGGCCTGGTGACGGAACTGCCCGGCCGGCTGGAGGCATCGCGCGTCGCGCAGGTCCGCGCGCGCGCCGCCGGCATCGTGCAGGAGCGGCTGTTCCGCGAGGGCAGCGACGTCAAGGCCGGCCAGCCGCTGTTCCGCATCGACGCCTCGCCCTACGAGGCGGCGCTGGCCAGCGCCCAGGCGACGCTGGCGCGCGGCCAGGCCAACCTGGGCCAGGCCAAGGCGCTGGCCGAACGCTACCGCCCGCTGGTGGAAGCCAATGCGATCAGCAAGCAGGAATACGCCAATGCCGTGGCGGCGCAGAAATCCGCCGAGGCGGAAGTGGCCGCCGGCGAAGCGGCGGTGAAGGTCGCCCGCATCAACCTCGGGTACGCGCTGGTGAACGCGCCGATCTCCGGCCGCATCGGCCGCGCGCTGGTGACCGAGGGCGCGCTGGTCGGCCAGGGCGAGGCCACGCCGCTGGCGATGATCCAGCAGATCAACCCGCTGTACGTGAACATCACCCAGTCCTCGAGCGAGGTGCTGAACCTGCGCCGCGCGCTGGAACAGGGCCGGCTCAAGCGCGCCGGCGCCGAGGCCGCGCCGGTCAAGGTGGTGCTGGAGGACGGCAGCGCCTATCCGCAGCCGGGCCGGCTGCTGTTCGCCGACCTGCAGGTGGACCCGGCCACCGGCAACGTCTCGCTGCGCGCGGAAGTGCCCAACGCCCGGGGTTTGCTGCTGCCCGGCATGTACGTGCGCGTGCAATTGGAGCAGGCCACCGCCAGCAACGCGGTGCTGCTGCCGCAGCAGGCCGTCACGCGGTCGCAGCAGGGCGACAGCGTAATGGTGGTGGCGCCGGACGGCCAGGTGGCGCCGCGCCCGATCAAGGTCGGCGGCTCGCAGAACGGCCAATGGGTGGTGCTCGACGGCCTCAAGCCCGGCGAGCAGGTGATGGTCGACGGCTTCATGAAGCTGCGGCCCGGCAGCCCCGTCAAGCCGGTGCCGTGGAGCAACGGCAAGCCCGCCGCCGCGGCGGCGCCAGCCGCTTCCGCCGCCTCGGCGCCCGCCCGCACTGCTTCTTCGGCCGCTTCCGCGCCCGGCAACTGACCGGGGCGCCGCCGCATGGCCAAGTTCTTCATCGACCGGCCCATCTTCGCGTGGGTCATCGCCCTGTTCATCATCGTGCTCGGCAGCGTGGCGATCACGCAGCTGCCGATCGCGCAGTACCCGCCCGTCGCCCCGCCGTCCATCGTCATCTCGGCCACCTACCCCGGCGCCTCCGCCACCACCATGGAGGAGAGCGTCATCAGCGTGGTCGAGCAGGAGATGAACGGCTCGCCCGGCCTGATCTACATGGAGTCGGTGACCCAGGCCAACGGCACCGGCCAGATCACGCTGAGTTTCGCCCCGGGCACCAACCCCGACCTGGCCCAGGTCGACGTGCAGAACCGGCTGTCGCGCGCCACGCCGCGCCTGCCCTCGGCGGTGACGCAGCAGGGCGTGCGGGTGGACAAGTCGCGCGCGAACTTCCTGCTGTTCACCATCATCTCGTCGGACGACCCGAACTTCACGCCGGTGCAGCTGGGCGATTACGCCTCGCGCAACATCCTGCCCGAGATCCAGCGCATCCCGGGCGTCGGCCAGGCGCAGCTGTTCGGCACCGAGGCGGCGATGCGCGTCTGGATCGATCCGCAGAAGCTGGTCGGCTACAACCTCTCGGTGGCCGAGGTCAACGCCGCCATCCGCGCCCAGAACGCGCAGGTGTCGGCCGGCTCCATCGGCGAGCTGCCCAACGTCGCCGGCCAGCAGATCGCCGCCACGGTGGTCGTGCCGGGCCAGCTCACCACGCCCGAGCAGTTCCGCGAGATCGTGCTGCGCGCCAACACCGACGGCTCCACCGTGCGCCTGAAGGACGTGGCCCGGGTCGAGCTGAACGCGCAGACCTTCGCCACCTCGGCCCGCCTGAACGGCAAGCCCTCCACCGGCATCGGCGTTCAGCTCTCGCCCAGCGGCAACGCGCTGGAGACCGCCGACCTGGTCCGCACCCGCATGGGCGAGCTGGCGGCCTACTTCCCGCCGGGCATGAAGTGGGACATCCCCTATGACAGCTCGGCCTTCATCCGCATCTCCATCAGCCAGGTGGTGGTGACGCTGCTGGAAGCCGTGGCGCTGGTGTTCCTGGTGATGTTCCTGTTCCTGCAGAACTGGCGCTACACCCTGATTCCCACGCTGGTGGTGCCGGTGGCGCTGCTGGGCACCTTCGCCACCCTGCTGGCGCTGGGCTTCTCGATCAACGTGCTGACCATGTTCGGCATGGTGCTGGTGATCGGCATCGTGGTCGACGACGCCATCGTGGTGGTGGAGAACGTCGAGCGCATCATGAGCGAGGAAGGCCTGCCGCCGCGCGAGGCCGCGCGCAAGGCGATGGGCCAGATCCAGGGCGCCATCATCGGCGTGACCGTGGTGCTGATCTCGGTGTTCGTGCCGCTGGCCTTCTTCGCCGGCTCCACCGGCAACATCTACCGCCAGTTCTCCGCGGTGATGGTGTCCTCGATCGCGTTCTCGGCCTTCATGGCGCTGTCGCTCTCGCCGGCGCTGTGCGCCACCCTGCTCAAGCAGGTGCCGGCCGGCCACAACGTGGAAAAGCGCGGCTTCTTCGGCTGGTTCAACCGCGGCTTCAAGCGCACCGCGCACGGCTACGAAAGCACGGTGGCGCGCATCCTGCGCCGCGCCCGCTGGTACCTGATCCTGTACGCGGTGATCGGCGCCGTGGCGGCCCTGGTCTACACCCGCCTGCCCACCTCCTTCCTGCCGCAGGAAGACCAGGGCAACATGCTGGTCAACGTGCAGTTGCCGCCCGGCGCCACCGCCCAGCGCACCCAGCAGGTGATGGAGCAGGTCGAGTCCTGGGTGCTCAAGCAGCCCGAGGTGCAGGGCATGGTCAGCGTGCTGGGCTTCTCCTTTTCCGGCCAGGGCCAGAACGCGGGCATCGCCTTCATCACGCTCAAGCCGTGGGACGAGCGCAAGGAGGCCAGCCAGTCGGCCCAGGCCCTGGCCGGCCGCGCGTTCGGCGCGCTGTCGGGCATCCGGGATGCCTTCATCTTTCCGCTCAGCCCGCCGCCCATTCCGGAACTGGGCACGGCCTCGGGGTTCACCTTCCGCCTGCAGGACCGCGGGGGCAACGGCCACGAGGCGCTGGTCGCCGCACGCAACCAGCTGCTGGGCCTGGCCGGGCAAAGCAAGGTGCTGACGCAGGTGCGCCCCGACGGCCTGGAAGACGCGCCGCAGCTGCAGGTGGACATCGACCGCGAGAAGGCGCAGGCGCTCGGCGTGGGCTTCGATGCCATCAATGCGGCGCTGTCCACCTCGCTGGGGTCGTCCTACATCAACGACTTCCCCAACCAGGGAAGGCTGCAGCGGGTGATCGTGCAGGCCGATGCGCCGGCGCGCATGCAGCCCGAGGACCTGCTGCGCATCAATGCGGTCAACAACCAGGGCCGCGCGGTGCCGCTGTCGGCTTTCGCCAGCACGCGCTGGGTCACCGGGCCGATGCAGACCATCCGCTACAACG
The sequence above is a segment of the Ramlibacter tataouinensis genome. Coding sequences within it:
- a CDS encoding MarR family winged helix-turn-helix transcriptional regulator — protein: MTEPWKNLDLTNLPGHFARRVHQLACALYTQEVGDLGLTPVQYSSLQTVCNQPGIDQKTLANSVGYDTSTIAGVIDRLEARGLVVRNVSPSDRRARLITPTDKGIEVLAGVVPRMLRSQERLLEPLAKAERKEFIRLMKVLVDANAELSNIPSRE
- a CDS encoding sugar O-acetyltransferase; protein product: MASERERMLAGELYDAGDPELVAARHRARELCIELNASLQVGAPGRRELLQRLFARGGDSALVQPPFFCDYGFNIELGERVYFNFNCVVLDICRVRIGARTLFGPAVQVCAALHPMDAIERRTLEYGRPIEIGSDVWVGAGALILPGVRIGDGAVIGAGSVVTRDIPDGQLAAGNPCRVLRPAT
- a CDS encoding efflux RND transporter periplasmic adaptor subunit, encoding MPLSRPLLLAPVLAALLLAACGQSKNNAAAAPPGGMPPPEVGVVTVQPRDIGLVTELPGRLEASRVAQVRARAAGIVQERLFREGSDVKAGQPLFRIDASPYEAALASAQATLARGQANLGQAKALAERYRPLVEANAISKQEYANAVAAQKSAEAEVAAGEAAVKVARINLGYALVNAPISGRIGRALVTEGALVGQGEATPLAMIQQINPLYVNITQSSSEVLNLRRALEQGRLKRAGAEAAPVKVVLEDGSAYPQPGRLLFADLQVDPATGNVSLRAEVPNARGLLLPGMYVRVQLEQATASNAVLLPQQAVTRSQQGDSVMVVAPDGQVAPRPIKVGGSQNGQWVVLDGLKPGEQVMVDGFMKLRPGSPVKPVPWSNGKPAAAAAPAASAASAPARTASSAASAPGN
- a CDS encoding efflux RND transporter permease subunit — encoded protein: MAKFFIDRPIFAWVIALFIIVLGSVAITQLPIAQYPPVAPPSIVISATYPGASATTMEESVISVVEQEMNGSPGLIYMESVTQANGTGQITLSFAPGTNPDLAQVDVQNRLSRATPRLPSAVTQQGVRVDKSRANFLLFTIISSDDPNFTPVQLGDYASRNILPEIQRIPGVGQAQLFGTEAAMRVWIDPQKLVGYNLSVAEVNAAIRAQNAQVSAGSIGELPNVAGQQIAATVVVPGQLTTPEQFREIVLRANTDGSTVRLKDVARVELNAQTFATSARLNGKPSTGIGVQLSPSGNALETADLVRTRMGELAAYFPPGMKWDIPYDSSAFIRISISQVVVTLLEAVALVFLVMFLFLQNWRYTLIPTLVVPVALLGTFATLLALGFSINVLTMFGMVLVIGIVVDDAIVVVENVERIMSEEGLPPREAARKAMGQIQGAIIGVTVVLISVFVPLAFFAGSTGNIYRQFSAVMVSSIAFSAFMALSLSPALCATLLKQVPAGHNVEKRGFFGWFNRGFKRTAHGYESTVARILRRARWYLILYAVIGAVAALVYTRLPTSFLPQEDQGNMLVNVQLPPGATAQRTQQVMEQVESWVLKQPEVQGMVSVLGFSFSGQGQNAGIAFITLKPWDERKEASQSAQALAGRAFGALSGIRDAFIFPLSPPPIPELGTASGFTFRLQDRGGNGHEALVAARNQLLGLAGQSKVLTQVRPDGLEDAPQLQVDIDREKAQALGVGFDAINAALSTSLGSSYINDFPNQGRLQRVIVQADAPARMQPEDLLRINAVNNQGRAVPLSAFASTRWVTGPMQTIRYNGYPAMRISGMAAPGYSSGAAMDEMERLAAQLPAGFGFEWTGQSREEKLAGSQALILYGFAILAVFLCLAALYESWSIPLSVILVVPLGVLGVLLATLLRGYANDVYFQVGLITIIGLTAKNAILIIEFAKDLQAQGKDVISAALEAAHLRFRPIIMTSMAFGLGVLPLAIASGAGSASQRAIGTGVLGGMITGTALAVFFVPVFFVVVRGIFRGSDRQRMLYTHELGGPELPSGARAGDQV